AACAATTCCTTTTTTTGTAATTTTTATGCGTACTGAAAGAGCTAAGTTAATACCTAAACATATTTTTGCACAATCAATTGGAATAATGATTTTCTTATACTCTTTAAGCAATCCATTATCAGGATTATTTGTTACAGGATTTATTGATAAATATTCAAGTCAAAACTTATTAATATTTTGTTTTATTTTAATGTTTCCAATATTTTTTGGAATTTTTTTAACATTTAATATTTTTACTTCTAAAAAATAAATTTAATGAATCACACAATAACAGTTAAGCATTTTGTTATATTTTCAATTTTAAAATGTCTAATTGCAGTTTGCAAAATCAAATCTAAATTAGATAAATCTTGAAAAAGTGATTTTTGATATCCTAAAAACTCCAAAGCATGAATTAAATTTTCTTTTGGTATATTATTGTCTATAGGCTTTGCTTTTGTTTGTTTAGAAAGTTTTTGGGATAGTTTGTTAACTGCTATAGGGATATGCAAATATTGTACTTTATCAAAACTAAAAAATCTCTGTAATAATATTTGCCTAGGTGTTTGAAGCAACAAATCACTCCCTCTCACAACTTCAGTCACACCTTGAAGTTCGTCATCAATAACAACAGCCAATTGATAAGACGGTAAATTTTCTCGTCTCCACACAACAAAATCACCTACTTCTTCATAAATATTTTGATTTAATTCACCTTGAATCAAATCATAAAAACAAATTTTCTCATCTTTATCAATTTTTATTCTAATTGAAAAATTCTTCAGACTCTCTTTTATAGGATGATGACGGCAAAAACCTTCATATATAACTTCATGAGTATTTAGATTTTTTTTATATTTCAATAAAGTCTTACGTGAACAATAGCAATTGTATAATAAATTTTTATTATTTAACTTCTTAAGATAGTCTCTATAAATTTCATTTCTATTTGATTGAAAAACAACATCGCCATCCCAATTCAAACCATGAGCCTCTAAAGTTTTTATAATTGACATAGTGTATTTGGATTTGCAACGAAATTTATCAAGGTCTTCTATACGTAACAGCCATCGACCTCTTTGGGCTCGTGCTCTAAGATAACTGGCTACTGCTGTAACTAAAGAACCGAAATGAAGCTCACCGGTAGGAGAGGGGGCAAAACGTCCAACATAATGAGACATAGTGCATTAAAACCCATTGAAAATGGTGAAGGGTCAGGGACTCGAACCCTGAACCAAGAGATTAAGAGTCTCTTGCTCTACCAACTGAGCTAACCCTCCACTAATGCAGAAGTCTAACTATCCAAGGTAAGCTTAAAAGTCAAGAATGCCAGAAAAAAAACTTATGACAAATAATCATAAGCTTATCGTAAATAGCATTTAATTTTTGCTTACTCTTTATTTACCTAAAATTAAGAAAGCAATAATTAAGCCAAGAATAGCTTGAAATTCAATAAGAGCCATCGCAAGAAGGAATGGCGTAAAAATTTTGTTATATGCTTGAGGATTCCGTCCAATACTTTCTAGAGCACCTTTAGCAGCATGACCTTGACCTTGACCGGCACCAATAACAGCCAAACCAATTGCCAAACCAGCACCAATTAGTTTTAAACCCGTACCAATTGACATTCCGTCAGTTGCAGCTGTGGCAGCAGCATCTGCAGCAACTGCAGGTAAACTCATTAAAACAGCAGCAGATGCTGCAGAAAGCTTTGCTAATTTATTTTTCATAATAAAAACTCCTAGTATTAAAATACAACAAAAAACTCGTTTCCATTCTTATTTTGTGCTCACGCAGAATACCAGTTCTCGTGTAGCAGAGCTTTTTTAAAAAGCCCATCCTTTAAATTTAAACTTAAAGGATAAAGACATTTTTAAATTTCCTAACATAAATGGAATAAAAGTTAAGTCATTTTAAAAAAGTCTTTAAAAAATTTTTTAATGACTTTCTTTAGACTCTAGCGCTAGTTTTATATAAACAGCACTTAAAGTCATAAAGATAAAAGCCTGTAAACAAGCAACAAAAGTTCCAAAACCTAAAAATATTGCAGGAATGGGAATAAATGGAATATACAAATCTTTCATTAATCCTGAAAATATTGAAAATACAAAGTGATCTCCTGATATATTTCCAAAAATACGTAAAGATAATGAAACAGGTCTAGATAACAAACTGATAAACTCAATCACAAACATTAAAGGAGCCATCCATAAAACAGGGCCTGCCAAATGTTTTATGTAATCAAACCCAGATTCTTTTAAACCATAGTAGTTAAAATAAATAAAAATTGCGATTGCAGCGGCAAAAGTAAAAGACATGCTAGAAGTTGCAGGAGAAAATCCAGGTAAAACACCTGATAAATTACAAACGATCAGTACAAAAAAAGTACCACCTAGAACTCCAGCAAACCGCATCCAATTTTTTTCACCTATTGTTGATTCCAGGGTTGAAGACACCACAGACCAACACAGCTCAATAAAAGCTACAAACCCAAATTTTTTAGGTGGTAGAATTTCTTCATCCGACATTTTTTCTGGCTTCATTTTAGCAAAACCAGACAAACTCGCTATTGCTGCCAACAACAAGACCGCAAATGCTGATGCAAAAACCGGCGACCATTGCTCAGCTTTTACGTTTGCAATGGCAAGTGACATATTTGGATTAAAAAATAGAATAACTTTTTCTAATATTTCATGGTACCAATTCACTACTTGCACTCCCGAGGAATCAGCATGAGCAACAGAAAACCGCCCAAGCAATAAAAAAGCAAACATATGAATAATTTTACGTTTCATAATACTATTGAAGAATCCCTTCATAAAATATCAAAGCAAACAAAAGCCAATTACCTTACTGAGGCCTTTCTGGCAAGTAGATAGAGCAAAAAGCTCACAAAATAAGTAGCCACAAAAACTCCAATGTATGTAATCAGTTCGTCTCTCTGAGATACATAAACCCAGTAAGCCAAAATGATAAAACCAGAAATTTTAAAAAAAATCGCTATTATTTTTATAACTATGCTTGTTTTTTTTAAAGTGCTGTAAACCCTAAAAAAAACTCCAGAGCTAATTAAGACAGCTGCTAAACAGGTTGTTATTAGGCCCAACTCATAATTACTCAATATCATTATCCTTTTTATCAGATTTCAGTCGCTTCAATGTTTTTAAAATCATAAAACCAGCCAAGAACAAAATCGATAAAGAGAATAACAGTTTCAAGACTATAGAATCTATCCAAAAATCTCTATAAAAGGCCTTGCCAACTTCAAACTCATCCAAAAGCCAGATAAAAAGTATTAGAAAACCAGTCGATATAATTTGGCTTATTAAAATAAGTAAAGTTGTAAGATCTTGTTTCATTTGATTTACCCAATTTTTAAGAGCAACGACTTGACCTTAGCTCCTTGCCTAGCAACAATCGCATAGTATACCAGTAGGGTTCGAGTCTACATGACTCTGAAATCTAAAATGGGGTTTATTCTATGTTAGGCAAAGAATCCAATATTATTTTTTCAGAAAAGCTTCGGGCTCGGTTAATAGAATTAGGGCTTTCAAAGCATACCGCCACTAAAATAACTAAACTTGTGACGCCTGTTAAAGTGGAAGGGAATACAATTACTTCATATTGTTCTGAACCATTTTACAGAGATCAAATTATTTTAGCTAAAAAAGACGAAATCGAAAAAATAGCAAAAGAGTGTTGGGGCAATAACTACACCTTTAAAATTGAAACATCAAAAGACTTAAGTGATGACTCGAATGAATTGGTAAATGAAAACTCTAAAATGGATAATCAGCTCACTCTTTTTCCAGAAAATAAAGATGTTTTTTTAGAAAAAAAGAAAAGAATTAAAACAAAAATAAACAATGATGTTGTTAAAAACCAAGACAATACTACTGAAAATGCTGCAAATTTAACAACCTCAGAAAAACCTAGAACGTTAGATGCCTCTCAAAATTTTAGTACATTTATTCGATGTGAAAGTAACCTCGTTGCTTATTCTGCGTGCGAAGCTGTTGCTAAAAATCCTGGTAACTTGTCAAACCCACTTTTTATATATGGAGCAACAGGGCTTGGAAAAACACACTTGCTGCATTCGGTTGGCAATGAAATTATGCATAAAATTCCTGACGCTAAAATTTTATATATAACGAGTGAAGATTTTGTAAACGATGTGATTCATCGAGGAATTCG
This region of Spirobacillus cienkowskii genomic DNA includes:
- the gluQRS gene encoding tRNA glutamyl-Q(34) synthetase GluQRS, with product MSHYVGRFAPSPTGELHFGSLVTAVASYLRARAQRGRWLLRIEDLDKFRCKSKYTMSIIKTLEAHGLNWDGDVVFQSNRNEIYRDYLKKLNNKNLLYNCYCSRKTLLKYKKNLNTHEVIYEGFCRHHPIKESLKNFSIRIKIDKDEKICFYDLIQGELNQNIYEEVGDFVVWRRENLPSYQLAVVIDDELQGVTEVVRGSDLLLQTPRQILLQRFFSFDKVQYLHIPIAVNKLSQKLSKQTKAKPIDNNIPKENLIHALEFLGYQKSLFQDLSNLDLILQTAIRHFKIENITKCLTVIV
- a CDS encoding ATP synthase F0 subunit C, with the protein product MKNKLAKLSAASAAVLMSLPAVAADAAATAATDGMSIGTGLKLIGAGLAIGLAVIGAGQGQGHAAKGALESIGRNPQAYNKIFTPFLLAMALIEFQAILGLIIAFLILGK
- the atpB gene encoding F0F1 ATP synthase subunit A yields the protein MKRKIIHMFAFLLLGRFSVAHADSSGVQVVNWYHEILEKVILFFNPNMSLAIANVKAEQWSPVFASAFAVLLLAAIASLSGFAKMKPEKMSDEEILPPKKFGFVAFIELCWSVVSSTLESTIGEKNWMRFAGVLGGTFFVLIVCNLSGVLPGFSPATSSMSFTFAAAIAIFIYFNYYGLKESGFDYIKHLAGPVLWMAPLMFVIEFISLLSRPVSLSLRIFGNISGDHFVFSIFSGLMKDLYIPFIPIPAIFLGFGTFVACLQAFIFMTLSAVYIKLALESKESH